One Palaemon carinicauda isolate YSFRI2023 chromosome 4, ASM3689809v2, whole genome shotgun sequence DNA segment encodes these proteins:
- the LOC137639170 gene encoding piggyBac transposable element-derived protein 3-like, which produces MFRGHTFYGHRNAALETQERTPWVAPDDAEGSDVDVSPLDVDSDDDDPSYVPDDEGLTLEDAFDPPNARGRRVNVVVPQEMPVEEEGEGEVNPKRPRVGEWKKDDIDIQPLPDFIHPQPDFLREPYEYFSQFFTAELRDHIVFQSNLYSRQKDVGSNFHISEEDVMVFLGLIIYMGLVPLPSIVDFWAVKTRIPQVADFMSRNRFKAIRSSLHFNDNDQAAGSQDRFFKVRVPFSKVTREFLKVPETPIHSIDEVMVAYKGTRAGNLRQYVAKKPDKWGYKLFCRSSVDGFVHDILMYQGETTFVSHPTQLSEEENAMSVTSKFVVSLVKTIKDPSHAAVYADNYFTSIGLAKYLRSKYGCRYVGTARENRVGHPPLKSVKEMSKKTTQRGTLDYVSSDGILVARWKDNSVVTILSTDVGVNPMGTVERYDRAQKKKVPIPCPSAIQMYNNRMGGIDKSDMLTHLYKTPFRAKRYYMRLFAYLLDLIICNAWILYKRDCLALQTNPKPLKDFRLDISNWLRSFKTSNFRITRNSLGTRDVPLPKRGQRAVLPSIESRQDATALHMPKHVTMRQTCKFCSTAGHIHRSRWMCEECKVALCLTENRNCFALFHKISK; this is translated from the exons atg tttcgtggccatacgttttatgggcatcgcaacgctgcattggagactcaggaacgtacaccatgggttgcccctgacgatgctgaaggaagtgatgtcgacgtgagccctttggatgtcgacagtgatgacgacgacccttcgtacgttcctgacgacgaaggccttactctggaggatgcttttgaccctcccaatgctagag gtcgcagggtcaatgttgttgtccctcaggagatgcctgtggaagaggaaggtgaaggtgaggttaaccctaagaggcctcgtgttggtgaatggaagaaggacgacattgacatccaacccctgcccgacttcattcatccacagccggacttcttgagggaaccttatgagtatttctctcagttcttcacagctgaattgagggatcacatcgttttccagtccaacctgtactcaagacagaaggatgtaggcagtaacttccacatatcagaagaggatgtcatggttttccttggcctcatcatatacatgggcctggttcctctccctagcatcgtcgacttctgggccgtgaagaccaggattcctcaggttgcagacttcatgtccaggaaccgcttcaaggccattcgatcatcacttcacttcaacgacaatgaccaggcagcaggctcccaagatcggttcttcaaggtgagagtccccttcagcaaggtcaccagagagttcctgaaagttcccgagactcctatccattccattgatgaagtgatggttgcctacaagggcacaagggctggtaaccttcgccagtatgtagccaagaagcctgacaagtggggctacaagttgttctgccgctccagcgtggatggatttgtgcatgatattcttatgtaccaaggggagacaacctttgtgagccaccctactcagctgtctgaagaggagaatgccatgtctgtcacttccaagtttgttgtctcccttgttaagaccatcaaggacccaagtcacgcagcagtgtatgcagacaactacttcaccagtatagggttggctaagtacctgagatcgaagtatggatgccggtatgtgggaactgccagggaaaaccgagttggacatcctcccctgaagtctgtgaaggagatgagcaagaagacgacgcaaaggggcacactggactacgtctcttctgatggcatcctcgttgcaagatggaaggacaacagcgtcgtgacaatcttgtccactgatgtcggtgtcaaccccatgggaacagtggagcggtacgacagggcacagaagaagaaggttcccattccttgtccatctgccatccagatgtacaacaaccgcatgggtggcatcgacaaaagtgacatgttgacacacctctacaagacccccttcagagcaaagaggtactacatgaggctctttgcttacctcctggacctgatcatctgcaacgcttggattctgtacaagagggattgcttggctttgcagacgaacccaaagcccctcaaggacttccgactggatatctccaattggctgagaagtttcaagacatcaaacttcaggattactagaaattctcttggcaccagggatgtccctttgcccaaaaggggccaacgggcagttttgccaagtatagagtcacgccaggatgccactgccctacacatgccaaagcatgtcaccatgaggcagacctgcaagttctgttcaactgcaggccacatccacaggtctcgctggatgtgtgaggagtgcaaggtggccctttgcctcactgaaaatcgtaattgttttgctttgtttcataagatttccaagtaa